GTTCCGGGAAAGGAGGGCAGGCTTCTGGGGAAAAGGGTATGAGGGCATGGGTTGGTCTTTTCCTGGCCTTGCTCTTCCTCCTAGGGGGAGGATCCCCTAGCTGGGAGCGGGTTCCAGGGGGCATCCTCTACCAAAGGGAAGGGGTTAGGCTCTTCGCCGAGCTGTGCCTGCCCCAAGGGCGGGCAAGCCGGGTCCTGGTCCTGGTGCCGGGGGGCTTCGGCCCTCCCACGGAGGCCATGGGAGAGCGGTGCCGCCGGTGGGCGGCAAGGGGTTTCCTGGCCGTGGTTCCCCACCTCCGCGGACGGGGGAGGAGTGGGGGGCGCATCACCGGCTGCCTCGAGGAGGCGGAGGACCTGGCCCTCCTGGGCCGGATCCTGCCCCAACTTGGGGTGAGGGCCCACGCCTACGCCGGCTACTCCCTGGGGGCCTGCGTGGCCCTGAAGGCCGCCGCCCTGGAAGGAAAGGCCCGGGGAGTGGCCTTCGTCATCGGGCCCGTGGACTTTGCCGAACAG
The nucleotide sequence above comes from Thermus tengchongensis. Encoded proteins:
- a CDS encoding alpha/beta hydrolase family protein; translation: MRAWVGLFLALLFLLGGGSPSWERVPGGILYQREGVRLFAELCLPQGRASRVLVLVPGGFGPPTEAMGERCRRWAARGFLAVVPHLRGRGRSGGRITGCLEEAEDLALLGRILPQLGVRAHAYAGYSLGACVALKAAALEGKARGVAFVIGPVDFAEQVEILRRTRPEALARWREIFGGLPEECLECYRRQSPLPLAARLQAPLLVVQAGNDPLIPPAQACRLRDVREEAGRRVHQVALTREGEAWTLPLTKGRACLRPTGFGSLAEDHLILFPDLHHAVTPAMEALVERFVLAWLR